The Suncus etruscus isolate mSunEtr1 chromosome 15, mSunEtr1.pri.cur, whole genome shotgun sequence genome contains the following window.
ggttagtccaaggctagcgcaggcaaggcaggcaccttacctccagcgccaccgcccggccccttatgcatttctttcatcaaagtcaggctgatgtggagcatcctctagtttcagcacaccattaaatgtggagtgatctgccctgccagcaggctgttgctgagtcctctgggtgttgagagcactctttggaataagtcaatgccagagcagtctcccctggtagaggtttggatcctggtaatgttgtagacaattgtggttgtttccatagatggtatccattgttcatgtgtgtatgggcgatgccgattcttctgaggcctaagccaactcattatgccaatgttcagggtataaggcctaactgcattaccaaatttgtgttcccacctctattagataagaacttgtttgcatatgtattattttcccattttaatgttcctatgcaaaatagaaacaatgccacaacaTTCCCCATACTTTGGTTCAAACatgcattctatacagagatactcttctaccagtattgcttataaaacagatctcatagggggaaaagcaaacaatcaaataacaaaaccagtggacaaaattgtcactatatgaggatattcaaaaagagttatagatattaaaggaatacatctgaggtatacaaaggagatacacgtgtcccttttatgttttagaaatagtcaagagggagggtgttgtttctgagacaccactttggtctgtgattttgccaAGCGACGAGCGCATGGAGCCATATCATCCCCGTGTtgtctgctgaagcttccgactcccccagaggtgtttgcttcctaattgctggaatcGGGAAGTTCAAcagtcccctccccgccccctgcAGGAACCTGGAAGCtaggggtctcctttaaactgctcctcgccTGAAACCACTTattgggaccctgagcaggtggccaggggtaaccctgggaaccaggaggaaggagagagaaggctgtggggggcactcgagactgcatcttcccctaagatTGGCCCAAAAGCCTACCGCAGGGAGCCATATGgtcccgtgttgcctgctgaagctttcgACAACCccagaggcttttgcttcctaagtgctggaagctggaagttcacaagtcccctcccctccccccatatcattttaattgtttctattaattatatggtatattatgttaactgatttttacatattaaacCCTCCTGAATCCCTgggataaatcctacttggtgATGATGTGTGATCTTTTTTATGATTGTTGACttgtatttgataatattttgctgaggatctttgcatctatgttcaacAAAAATATCAgcttgtaattctcttttttatttttttatttattttatttatttatttatttatttatttattttttggtttttgggccacacccgtttgacgctcaggggttactcctggctatgtgctcagaaatcgcccctggcttggggggaccataagggacgccggaggatcgaacctcggtccgttcttggctagcgcttgtaaggcagacaccttacctctagcgccaccttcccggccccatttttttttttttcttatctcccACCATAGCCTTTGGGCCTGAAGGGTCACTTTtggtaaatctgctataaatcttttttttttttttgtttttttttttttttttttttgtggtttttgggtcacacccggcagtgctcaggggtttttcctggctctgtgctcagaaactgctcctggcaggcacgggggaccatatgggacgccgggattcgaaccgatgaccttctgcatgaaaggtaaacgccttacctccatgccatctctctggccccaaatctgctataaatcttaagaatgttgggccgggagagatagcacagcggcgtttgccttgcaagcagccgatccaggaccaaaggtggttggttcgaatcccggtgtcccatatggtcccccgtgcctgccaggagctatttctgagcagacaaccagaagtaacctctgagcaaagccgggtgtgacccaaaaacaaacaaacaaaaaaacaaaacaaaaagaatgttccTTTGTTTGtgatttccttctttgatcttgcttttagtttttaaaataacatctttatttaagcaccctgattatAAACACTGTTgcagttggggttcagtcatacaaagaacacccccccttatCCAGtacaacattaccatcaccaatgctccccatcaccctcctcctccaccccctgcctgtattcgagacaggcattctacttctctcactcattaacattgtcataacagttgttagtgtagtcatctctctaactgcactcaccactctttgtggtgagcttcacattgtgatccagtccttccagcactcatctttatcgtctctgggcattattacaataatgtcttttcttttcttttcttttctcccccctccctccccctcccttttccttcccctccctccctccttctctctccctctctctcctcttttctttctttctttctttctttctttctttctttctttctttctttctttctttctttctttctttctttctttctttctttctttctttctttctttctttctttctttctttctttctttctttctttctttctttctttctttctttctttctttctttctttctctctctctctctctctctctctctctctctctctctccctccctccctccctccctccctcccttccttcctttctttctttggttttttgggccacacccgtttgacgctcaggggttactcctggctatgtgctcagaaatcgcccctggcttggggggaccatatgggacgccaggggatcgaacctcggtccgttccttggctagcgcttgtaaggcagaaaccttacctctagcgccaccttcccggccctctttttctttctttctttctttctttctttctttctttctttctttctttctttctttctttctttctttctttctttctttctttctttctttcttctttctttctttctttctttctttctttctttctttctttctttctttctttctttctttctttctttctttctttctttctttctttctttctttctttctctttgtttctttctttctttctctctctctttctttctctctccccctccctccctccctcccttcttccttcttccttccttccttccttccttccttccttccttccttccttccttccttccttccttccttccttccttccttccttccttccttccttccttccttccttccttccttccttccttccttccttccttcctttctttctttctttctttctttctttctttctttctttctttcttacttctttttctctcctaacactgtccaggggctactcctggctcagtgcttaggattgctcctggctttgcttggggaaccatgtggtgctggggatcagacccagggtCCCCTCATGCAGACCACGTGCATCTACCCTCACTCCATCTACCTCCTCCCTCTTCCAGATCCCTTTTTGCCTCCATCAAGGGCTTTCTTTTTCCAAGTACTGGTACTTCCTGGGAGTACTTGGAAGTTCTGGCCGATATACTTCGGGACCTCAGATGCAAACAAAATCATCCCCTCCTCCCACCTATGTACCTATCTACCTCTCTTCTATAACTTGTTCTCAGGCACACACTGAGGTGCCTAGCTCTGATCCCACTTCATGTGCTGTGGTTCCATTCCGAGCCCAGAGGAAGTCTGGTCCAGATGGCCCCTCCCCACTGCTTCAGCTGAGACTAGACCCCCATACTGTCTCAACCCCTAGAAAGAGTAGCAGAGACTCCTCAGGGCTGCTGCCGTGACACAGTGAGATGGGGCAGATAGGGCAGGATGCggggtggggtgtggggtggaGCCAGGCTCACTTCCTTTCTCCTGTCTTGAGGCCCCGTCTGCCCAGTCTGTCCTAACTTCGAGAGGAGTTGGAGCCTCCTGACGCATATCAAGTGAACTGTAAGTTGTGTGATATGGGGATCAGGGTCTCAGTGGACTGACAATGTACCATGGCTAAAAGATGATGTTCCAGGTGATGGGAAAAGCACCTCAAAGGCCACTGGAGCTGTGGAGAAGTGAGTGCAGGGTAGTTGCAGGGGTGGTGCTGCTGAGTCTAAGCAGCATGTAGTGGGTAGCTGATGGGGGAGCTGCCAGCATTGCTTCCCTTGTTATTTCTGATAATGGTAGAAGCAAGGGTGGAAAAAGCCGTTAAACCACAAGTTGGGCCTGGCAGTTGGCAGGGAAGTGGGCAGGAGGGAGGGCCTGACCAGGTCCTCCGCACCCtcatgttatatttttttctctgacttcCCCTCAGGTCCCAGTTCCAGCTCATGCCTGTTGCCATGGAAACCACActgttcctcctcctctctaTGGGCACCTGGGCCCAAAGCTCAATGGCAATGTATACACCTCAAACAAGCTATGATACTTTTGGAACTGTGACTGTTACAGGCCCAAACCTTGGTCCAATGCAGACACCTCAAGAAGACTATGATTCTTTTGGAACTGAGAGTGTTACAGACCCAAGCCTCAGTTCAATGATCTTTACTCCTGTGCTAACAAGGGACCTTGAAAAGGATGATGACCCTGGGGACCATATCAGGGCCCTGACTCCTTCAGATGTGACCTCTCTGGAGACTTCCACTGATAGCCTGTTGTCTGTGCCCACAGTCCTTCAGGAAATTTCCACCAACAAGTCTGTAATGTTCCTGGATGTTTCTGACACAACCAATGACTCTGCTGTCTTCATAGCAACAAACTCTCCGGGTGGCCAGGTTGTGACTGATGAAAGCCTGGCTGCTGGCTCTCCAAAGCCCACCGGTGAGGCCACAGATGCCACTCTTGCCCTGGCCACTAGCTCTCCAGACTCCTCCAGTGAGGCCGTGGGATCCACATTCACCCTGGCCACTGGCTCTTTGGAGCCCACCAGTGGGGCCATGGATTCCACTTTTGACCCAGGCACTGACTCCAGTGGGGCTACGGGACCACCTCTCATCCCGTCCACTGGCTCTCAAGACCTTTCCAAAGGGACCAGTGAACTCTCTGTCTCCATGGTAACTAGTTCTCTGAAGACTCCCAAGAGGATCTTTGTCTTGCCCACTGCCCTGGTAGAAAGATCTACCACCACTTCCTTCAAGGACTCCACAAAGATAAGCAGGTCGTCCCCAAATCCAAACAAGGGGGTGAAGGACACCCTGATACCGGTGATCGTGACTCTGCTGGTAGTCTTGGTGCTCGTGTTTCTCCTCTTGCTCTGGCGCCAACGGCAGAAGAGGCACACGGGCGTCCTGACTCTCAACGGCGCCACGAAGCGCAATGGCGTGGATGCCTGGGCAGGGCGTGCCCCGGTGTTGGTGTCGGGGGAAGAGGTGCTGACGGTCACAGTGGCAGATACCCAGAATGACAAAGGCTCGGAGATTCCCCAGGAGGAGGTGTGTGGCCGGAGGCCTACTCTCACCACGTTCTTCAGCAGACGCAAGTCTTGCCAGGGCTCGGTAGCTCTGGAGGAGCTGGGGCCTGGGGCAGCCCCCGGGCTGAAACCTGAGGAAGAATCACTGATAGATGCAGGTGACAGTGCAGGTGACACCATGGAGGCCCCCACTTTTGATGGACTAGAAGCAGGTGGTGGGGAGCCCCAAAGTTCATGTGAATAAGAAGACTGGACAGCAGAGTCATTTCCAGCTTCTGTCAGCTTCTTTGACATCACTTCCAACCCTCATGGAGCTTTTCACCCAACaaacctctgtctctgtctctgtctctgtctctgtctctgtctctgtctctgtctctgtctctctctctctctctctctctctctctctctctctctctgttaaagtttggggacacacctggtaatgctcagggcttactcctgactctcctcaTGGATCACTCATCACTCATagcagggcttgggagaccatatgggatgtctaggTATCCAACCTTGGGGCACTCAGGGATGAATTCTGGCAGATCTGGACACAAGGAAAGTGTCTtctcctttgtactatctctctggcccaactctTGGTTCTCACAAGCATTTTCCCCTTCTCTGAATCCTTATCCATTTCTGAAACCCTGATCTACAGGCAGCCTCTCTTCATACTGCACCCACACTCTCCCCCAACACTGCACCCACACCCTCACTTGGCACCTCGCCCGTTTCTGCACCTGGCTCTGGCTTATACTTTCTAATACTTGTTTATTCCTTCATTGAACAAATAGACCTTTATAGacaacacaccaccaccaccaccaccaccactttttctctgtctctattcCCAGGGAGAGGAATGGGTGACTGGGCCCCACCTGAAGGTGCTGGGAGCTAATCCAGGCTTGttgctcagtgctcactcccaaaagagctcagggaaccatgtggtgctgggaatggaacccagagtCCTGCATACAGAGGACATGGTCCAGCCTGTTAAGCTCTCTGCCCAGCCCCTTTCTGCTTTTGACTTTGAGATCAACTATGAATCTGCAGAGTGCTCCAGGTTCTGGCAGGATCCCCACAGGATGGGGTAGAAGAAGGAAACATCTCCTCAGAATTGCTCTGGAAAGAACACTTGGCCCCATCACAGGAAACACTTTTGACCATGGTGAGGTGGCCTGGAGTGCTCACTGAGGTGCTATGACAGCACCTGGACTCTAGGCTGGACCCTGCCCAGTGACTCTGAACAAGGCACAGAGGAACACCTGGCTTTGCTTCTGG
Protein-coding sequences here:
- the SPN gene encoding leukosialin encodes the protein MMFQVMGKAPQRPLELWRILQEISTNKSVMFLDVSDTTNDSAVFIATNSPGGQVVTDESLAAGSPKPTGEATDATLALATSSPDSSSEAVGSTFTLATGSLEPTSGAMDSTFDPGTDSSGATGPPLIPSTGSQDLSKGTSELSVSMVTSSLKTPKRIFVLPTALVERSTTTSFKDSTKISRSSPNPNKGVKDTLIPVIVTLLVVLVLVFLLLLWRQRQKRHTGVLTLNGATKRNGVDAWAGRAPVLVSGEEVLTVTVADTQNDKGSEIPQEEVCGRRPTLTTFFSRRKSCQGSVALEELGPGAAPGLKPEEESLIDAGDSAGDTMEAPTFDGLEAGGGEPQSSCE